One Flagellimonas sp. CMM7 genomic region harbors:
- a CDS encoding ABC-F family ATP-binding cassette domain-containing protein, with the protein MLSVSNLSVQFGKRVLFDEVNVTFTHGNCYGIIGANGAGKSTFLKIIAGQVDATSGNVHLEPGKRMSILEQNHNAYDEVPVLETVVMGNKPLFTIKKEIDALYADYTDENAEKIGELQVQFEEMNGWNADSNAAALLSNLGIAEELHYTNMADMDSKLKVRVLLAQALFGNPDLLIMDEPTNDLDYETISWLENFLANYENTVIVVSHDRHFLDAVCTSIADIDFGKINLFSGNYTFWYESSQLAARQRAQQNKKAEDKAKELQEFIMRFSANVAKSKQATSRKKMLSKLKIEDIKPSSRRYPAIIFEREREAGDQILNIEKLSATSEDGDLLFQDININLAKGDKVAIISKDSRATTAFYDIINGNAKADSGSYQWGITTTHSYLPADNDSYFENNINLVDWLRQWTKTEEEREEVYVRGFLGKMLFSGEEALKKSTVLSGGEKVRCMLSRMMLLRANVLLLDEPTNHLDLESITAFNNSLKNFKGTILLTTHDHEFVHTVANRIIELTPKGTIDRYLTFDDYMSDKSIKAQREKMYALAAV; encoded by the coding sequence ATGTTATCAGTATCTAATTTGTCTGTTCAGTTTGGAAAAAGGGTTTTGTTTGATGAAGTAAATGTGACCTTTACCCATGGAAATTGCTATGGTATCATTGGTGCCAATGGGGCAGGAAAATCCACATTTTTAAAAATTATAGCTGGGCAAGTAGATGCCACTTCTGGAAACGTACATTTAGAACCAGGAAAGAGGATGTCCATCTTAGAACAGAACCATAACGCTTATGATGAAGTTCCGGTGCTAGAAACAGTGGTAATGGGGAACAAGCCCTTGTTTACCATAAAAAAGGAAATAGATGCACTCTATGCGGATTATACTGATGAGAATGCGGAAAAAATAGGTGAACTTCAAGTACAGTTTGAAGAAATGAATGGATGGAATGCCGACAGCAACGCCGCTGCGCTTTTGTCCAACTTAGGAATTGCTGAAGAGTTACATTATACCAATATGGCAGATATGGACTCCAAGTTAAAAGTACGTGTGCTTCTGGCCCAGGCCTTATTTGGTAATCCGGATTTATTAATAATGGATGAGCCTACAAACGACTTGGATTATGAGACGATAAGTTGGTTGGAGAACTTCTTGGCCAATTATGAAAACACTGTAATCGTTGTATCTCACGATAGACACTTTTTAGATGCTGTTTGTACCAGTATTGCCGATATAGATTTTGGTAAAATCAATCTTTTTTCCGGAAACTATACATTCTGGTATGAAAGCAGTCAGTTGGCAGCCCGTCAACGTGCGCAGCAAAATAAAAAGGCTGAGGACAAAGCAAAGGAACTCCAAGAGTTTATAATGCGATTTAGCGCAAACGTTGCCAAGAGCAAACAAGCAACATCGCGTAAAAAAATGTTGAGTAAACTTAAAATTGAAGATATAAAGCCTTCAAGCAGAAGGTACCCTGCCATTATTTTTGAACGCGAAAGAGAAGCTGGAGATCAAATCTTGAATATAGAGAAGCTCTCCGCCACGTCTGAAGATGGAGATTTGCTGTTTCAAGATATCAACATAAACCTTGCAAAAGGGGATAAGGTTGCCATCATTTCCAAAGATTCAAGAGCTACCACGGCTTTTTATGATATTATCAATGGAAATGCAAAGGCTGACAGTGGATCCTATCAATGGGGTATAACCACAACACATTCCTATTTACCTGCTGATAACGATTCTTATTTTGAAAACAATATCAATTTGGTAGATTGGCTTCGTCAATGGACAAAAACAGAAGAAGAACGAGAAGAAGTATACGTAAGGGGCTTTTTAGGAAAGATGTTGTTTAGCGGCGAAGAGGCGTTAAAGAAAAGTACCGTGCTTTCAGGAGGCGAGAAGGTGCGCTGTATGTTGAGTAGAATGATGTTATTACGTGCAAATGTGTTGCTTTTAGATGAGCCTACAAACCATTTGGATCTAGAGAGCATTACTGCTTTCAACAATTCTTTAAAGAATTTTAAGGGCACTATTTTACTTACTACCCATGATCATGAGTTTGTGCATACTGTGGCTAATAGAATTATTGAATTAACCCCTAAAGGCACTATCGACCGCTACTTGACTTTTGACGATTACATGTCAGACAAATCAATTAAAGCGCAACGCGAGAAAATGTATGCTTTGGCCGCGGTTTAA